From a single Nicotiana tabacum cultivar K326 chromosome 8, ASM71507v2, whole genome shotgun sequence genomic region:
- the LOC107819026 gene encoding putative alkaline/neutral invertase D isoform X1, whose amino-acid sequence MEGTGMRNVSSNCSISDIDDYDLSKLLDKPRLNIERKRSFDERSLSELSIGLSRGLDHYESASPGRSVLDTPTSSARNSFEPHPMVAEAWDALRRSLVHFRGQPVGTIAAVDHASEEVLNYDQVFVRDFVPSALAFLMNGEPDIVKNFLLKTLQLQGWEKRIDRFKLGEGVMPASFKVLHDPVRKTDTIVADFGESAIGRVAPVDSGFWWIILLRAYTKSTGDMSLSETPECQKGMRLILSLCLSEGFDTFPTLLCADGCSMIDRRMGIYGYPIEIQALFFMALRSALAMLKHDAEGKEFIERIVKRLHALSFHMRSYFWLDFQQLNDIYRYKTEEYSHTAVNKFNVIPDSIPEWVFDFVPMRGGYFIGNVSPARMDFRWFALGNCIAILSSLATPEQASAIMDLIEERWEELVADMPLKICYPAIENHEWRIVTGCDPKNIRWSYHNGGSWPVLLWLLTAACIKTGRPQIARRAIDLAESCLLKDSWPEYYDGKLGRYIGKQARKYQTWSIAGYLVAKMLLEDPSHLGMISLEEDKQMKPVIKRSSSWTC is encoded by the exons ATGGAAGGAACTGGAATGAGAAATGTGAGCTCCAACTGCTCCATTTCtgacatagatgattatgatCTCTCTAAGCTTCTTGACAAGCCAAGGCTAAACATAGAGAGGAAGAGATCATTTGATGAGAGGTCACTTAGTGAGTTATCCATAGGCCTATCGAGAGGTTTAGATCATTATGAAAGTGCTTCACCAGGCCGGTCAGTCTTGGACACCCCGACTTCATCAGCCCGGAACTCTTTTGAGCCCCATCCAATGGTTGCTGAGGCCTGGGATGCTCTCCGCCGCTCTTTGGTTCATTTTCGGGGCCAACCAGTTGGCACAATTGCCGCAGTTGACCATGCTTCTGAAGAAGTCCTCAACTATGATCAG GTTTTTGTTCGAGATTTTGTGCCTAGTGCTTTGGCCTTCCTGATGAACGGAGAGCCAGATATAGTTAAGAATTTCTTGTTGAAGACACTTCAGCTTCAGGGGTGGGAAAAAAGAATAGATAGATTCAAGCTGGGAGAAGGGGTTATGCCTGCTAGTTTCAAGGTTCTTCATGATCCTGTTCGTAAGACAGATACCATAGTAGCAGATTTTGGTGAGAGTGCAATTGGAAGAGTTGCTCCAGTTGATTCTGGGTTTTGGTGGATAATTCTTCTCCGTGCTTACACAAAATCTACTGGAGACATGAGTCTCTCTGAAACACCAGAGTGCCAAAAAGGGATGAGGCTTATATTGAGCTTGTGTCTCTCTGAAGGATTTGACACGTTTCCTACGCTGCTATGTGCTGATGGATGCTCAATGATTGATCGGAGGATG GGAATTTATGGTTATCCTATAGAGATCCAAGCACTCTTCTTTATGGCACTGAGATCTGCATTGGCAATGTTGAAGCACGATGCAGAGGGGAAAGAATTTATTGAGAGAATAGTGAAGCGCCTGCATGCCTTGAGTTTTCATATGCGAAGTTATTTCTGGCTTGACTTTCAACAATTAAATGACATATACCGCTATAAAACTGAAGAGTATTCTCACACCGCAGTAAATAAATTTAATGTTATCCCTGATTCAATCCCGGAGTGGGTATTTGATTTTGTGCCTATGCGTGGTGGTTACTTTATTGGAAATGTTAGTCCTGCTAGGATGGACTTCAGGTGGTTTGCTTTGGGTAACTGTATCGCTATCTTGTCTTCCCTTGCCACCCCTGAGCAAGCTTCTGCTATTATGGATCTCATAGAAGAGCGCTGGGAGGAGCTAGTAGCAGATATGCCTTTGAAGATATGTTATCCAGCAATTGAAAATCACGAATGGCGGATAGTTACTGGTTGTGATCCCAAGAATATTAGATGGAGTTACCATAACGGAGGATCTTGGCCAG TGCTTTTGTGGTTGCTGACGGCTGCCTGCATTAAGACTGGACGGCCACAAATTGCAAGACGGGCAATTGATCTTGCTGAGAGCTGCTTGCTCAAGGACAGCTGGCCTGAATACTATGATGGAAAACTCGGAAGATACATTGGTAAACAAGCAAGGAAGTATCAAACATGGTCAATTGCTGGATATCTTGTAGCAAAGATGTTGCTGGAGGATCCTTCACACTTGGGAATGATCTCTTTGGaagaggacaagcaaatgaagcCTGTAATCAAGCGATCATCTTCATGGACGTGCTGA
- the LOC107819026 gene encoding putative alkaline/neutral invertase F isoform X2 translates to MKVLHQAGQSWTPRLHQPGTLLSPIQWLLRPGMLSAALWFIFGANQLAQLPQLTMLLKKSSTMIRCDLLTKILETHVYVWVIDAIHIIVWDIDAETALMLSEVFVRDFVPSALAFLMNGEPDIVKNFLLKTLQLQGWEKRIDRFKLGEGVMPASFKVLHDPVRKTDTIVADFGESAIGRVAPVDSGFWWIILLRAYTKSTGDMSLSETPECQKGMRLILSLCLSEGFDTFPTLLCADGCSMIDRRMGIYGYPIEIQALFFMALRSALAMLKHDAEGKEFIERIVKRLHALSFHMRSYFWLDFQQLNDIYRYKTEEYSHTAVNKFNVIPDSIPEWVFDFVPMRGGYFIGNVSPARMDFRWFALGNCIAILSSLATPEQASAIMDLIEERWEELVADMPLKICYPAIENHEWRIVTGCDPKNIRWSYHNGGSWPVLLWLLTAACIKTGRPQIARRAIDLAESCLLKDSWPEYYDGKLGRYIGKQARKYQTWSIAGYLVAKMLLEDPSHLGMISLEEDKQMKPVIKRSSSWTC, encoded by the exons ATGAAAGTGCTTCACCAGGCCGGTCAGTCTTGGACACCCCGACTTCATCAGCCCGGAACTCTTTTGAGCCCCATCCAATGGTTGCTGAGGCCTGGGATGCTCTCCGCCGCTCTTTGGTTCATTTTCGGGGCCAACCAGTTGGCACAATTGCCGCAGTTGACCATGCTTCTGAAGAAGTCCTCAACTATGATCAG GTGTGACCTTTTGACAAAAATACTGGAAACCCATGTATATGTGTGGGTTATTGATGCCATACATATAATTGTGTGGGATATTGATGCCGAAACTGCTTTAATGCTGAGTGAG GTTTTTGTTCGAGATTTTGTGCCTAGTGCTTTGGCCTTCCTGATGAACGGAGAGCCAGATATAGTTAAGAATTTCTTGTTGAAGACACTTCAGCTTCAGGGGTGGGAAAAAAGAATAGATAGATTCAAGCTGGGAGAAGGGGTTATGCCTGCTAGTTTCAAGGTTCTTCATGATCCTGTTCGTAAGACAGATACCATAGTAGCAGATTTTGGTGAGAGTGCAATTGGAAGAGTTGCTCCAGTTGATTCTGGGTTTTGGTGGATAATTCTTCTCCGTGCTTACACAAAATCTACTGGAGACATGAGTCTCTCTGAAACACCAGAGTGCCAAAAAGGGATGAGGCTTATATTGAGCTTGTGTCTCTCTGAAGGATTTGACACGTTTCCTACGCTGCTATGTGCTGATGGATGCTCAATGATTGATCGGAGGATG GGAATTTATGGTTATCCTATAGAGATCCAAGCACTCTTCTTTATGGCACTGAGATCTGCATTGGCAATGTTGAAGCACGATGCAGAGGGGAAAGAATTTATTGAGAGAATAGTGAAGCGCCTGCATGCCTTGAGTTTTCATATGCGAAGTTATTTCTGGCTTGACTTTCAACAATTAAATGACATATACCGCTATAAAACTGAAGAGTATTCTCACACCGCAGTAAATAAATTTAATGTTATCCCTGATTCAATCCCGGAGTGGGTATTTGATTTTGTGCCTATGCGTGGTGGTTACTTTATTGGAAATGTTAGTCCTGCTAGGATGGACTTCAGGTGGTTTGCTTTGGGTAACTGTATCGCTATCTTGTCTTCCCTTGCCACCCCTGAGCAAGCTTCTGCTATTATGGATCTCATAGAAGAGCGCTGGGAGGAGCTAGTAGCAGATATGCCTTTGAAGATATGTTATCCAGCAATTGAAAATCACGAATGGCGGATAGTTACTGGTTGTGATCCCAAGAATATTAGATGGAGTTACCATAACGGAGGATCTTGGCCAG TGCTTTTGTGGTTGCTGACGGCTGCCTGCATTAAGACTGGACGGCCACAAATTGCAAGACGGGCAATTGATCTTGCTGAGAGCTGCTTGCTCAAGGACAGCTGGCCTGAATACTATGATGGAAAACTCGGAAGATACATTGGTAAACAAGCAAGGAAGTATCAAACATGGTCAATTGCTGGATATCTTGTAGCAAAGATGTTGCTGGAGGATCCTTCACACTTGGGAATGATCTCTTTGGaagaggacaagcaaatgaagcCTGTAATCAAGCGATCATCTTCATGGACGTGCTGA